The proteins below come from a single Alphaproteobacteria bacterium genomic window:
- a CDS encoding acyl-CoA dehydrogenase family protein has translation MNDSPTVRGQNLYARDRNLQRLLTRSFGDDLKQWAPTLDSFGAWVGDAVDIQAEHTHRAAPPVLEPYDRHGRLTNHIRHNPLWDQVAREVYERGAIGLNYGPTPAPYTVTFAIGYLLSQADVSLHCPVTMTGAVAYVLDRFAPADMRARYLPELVRTDGKALTGGTWATELHGGSDVGATTTVARTEGDHVRLTGLKWFVSNTNGGLAVATARPPGAPEGSKGLGLYLVPTHIDGDPNSFRIRRLKDKLGTTGVPTGEVDLMDAWALEIAPPPVGFKLMMEALGFSRIHNAVGAAGLARRAFLEAVTYLSRREAFGHNVLSYPMMQDELLAMLVRLESGTAMAFAAANAFDAAHVTDLDDDTAARAWLRLTTALAKYQTADDANVLARAAIELIGGNAYTYDYVTPRLLRDAQVLTVWEGPANIQALEVLRMIGNRAPGFEALIERVEAIREAAPDALGSLTQRLGRAVQDCRDAVAYVRGDAAEAQRHARRLMILLGDTLGAALLLDEATHDLAAGDARKALVSRLYMDARFPETIARGIGPGGDWANRHFDALIGFEPIAADSQLMRAVG, from the coding sequence GTGAACGACAGCCCGACTGTGCGCGGGCAGAACCTCTACGCCCGCGATCGCAACCTGCAGCGTCTGTTGACCCGGTCCTTCGGGGACGACCTCAAGCAATGGGCCCCCACTCTCGACTCTTTTGGCGCTTGGGTCGGCGACGCCGTCGATATCCAGGCCGAACACACCCACCGTGCCGCGCCGCCGGTGCTTGAGCCCTACGACCGCCACGGCCGCCTGACCAATCACATTCGCCATAACCCTCTGTGGGACCAAGTCGCGCGCGAGGTCTACGAACGCGGCGCGATCGGCCTCAACTATGGCCCAACGCCGGCGCCCTACACCGTCACCTTTGCCATCGGCTATTTGCTGTCTCAGGCCGACGTGTCGCTGCATTGCCCCGTCACCATGACCGGTGCGGTCGCCTACGTGCTTGACCGCTTCGCACCGGCCGACATGCGCGCGCGCTATCTGCCCGAACTGGTGCGCACCGACGGCAAGGCCCTCACCGGCGGCACCTGGGCCACCGAACTGCACGGCGGCAGCGATGTCGGTGCGACCACCACGGTGGCCCGCACGGAAGGCGATCATGTCCGCCTCACCGGCCTCAAATGGTTCGTCAGCAACACCAACGGCGGCCTCGCCGTCGCCACCGCCCGCCCACCTGGTGCGCCCGAGGGCTCCAAGGGCCTCGGCCTCTACCTCGTACCGACCCATATCGACGGCGATCCCAATTCGTTCCGCATCCGGCGGCTCAAGGACAAACTCGGAACCACCGGCGTCCCCACCGGCGAGGTCGACCTGATGGACGCCTGGGCGCTCGAAATCGCGCCCCCGCCGGTCGGCTTCAAGTTGATGATGGAAGCGCTCGGCTTCAGCCGCATCCACAACGCCGTCGGCGCCGCCGGCCTCGCGCGCCGCGCCTTCCTCGAAGCCGTCACCTATCTCAGCCGCCGCGAGGCCTTCGGCCACAACGTCCTCAGCTATCCGATGATGCAGGACGAACTGCTGGCCATGCTGGTCCGCCTCGAATCGGGCACCGCAATGGCCTTCGCCGCCGCCAATGCGTTCGACGCGGCCCACGTTACCGATCTCGACGACGACACCGCCGCACGTGCGTGGCTGCGCTTGACCACCGCGCTCGCCAAGTACCAGACCGCCGACGACGCCAACGTGCTGGCCCGCGCCGCCATCGAACTGATCGGCGGCAATGCCTACACCTACGATTACGTGACCCCGCGTCTACTGCGCGACGCGCAGGTGCTGACCGTGTGGGAGGGCCCGGCCAACATCCAGGCGCTTGAAGTCCTGCGGATGATCGGCAACCGGGCGCCCGGTTTCGAGGCGTTGATCGAACGGGTCGAAGCGATCCGCGAAGCCGCCCCCGATGCACTTGGTTCCCTAACCCAGCGGCTCGGACGCGCGGTGCAGGATTGCCGCGACGCGGTCGCCTACGTCCGCGGCGATGCCGCCGAGGCCCAGCGCCATGCCCGCCGGTTGATGATCCTGCTCGGCGACACGCTCGGCGCCGCCTTGCTACTCGACGAGGCGACCCACGATCTCGCGGCGGGCGACGCCCGCAAGGCCCTCGTCTCGCGCCTCTATATGGATGCCCGTTTTCCTGAGACTATCGCCCGCGGGATCGGCCCGGGCGGGGATTGGGCCAATCGT